One part of the Bdellovibrio sp. KM01 genome encodes these proteins:
- a CDS encoding HEPN domain-containing protein, with product MSVSTAKSMILKAQDNIDIAQKNMGDESQHDIVGYNLAQACELYLKAMMSLRELDFPEGDDSHDLDFLMTTLEEEGFAEISSHADVIELTQYNDPSAHVRKDERLDLDEYLGYVNDLKKLVGEQLKLY from the coding sequence ATGAGCGTATCAACAGCGAAGTCTATGATTCTAAAAGCACAGGACAACATCGATATCGCACAAAAAAACATGGGTGACGAAAGCCAACACGACATTGTCGGCTACAACTTGGCGCAAGCTTGCGAATTGTACTTAAAAGCCATGATGTCTTTGCGTGAACTTGATTTCCCAGAAGGCGATGACAGCCACGACCTGGATTTCTTGATGACGACTTTAGAAGAAGAAGGTTTCGCTGAGATTTCATCTCACGCTGACGTAATTGAATTAACTCAATACAACGACCCAAGCGCCCACGTCCGTAAAGACGAACGCTTGGATCTAGATGAATATTTGGGCTACGTTAATGACCTGAAGAAACTTGTGGGCGAGCAGTTGAAGCTTTATTAG
- a CDS encoding murein L,D-transpeptidase catalytic domain family protein — MTFKKTKNVLALLSVTFLMAACAKGGFESSSTVLPDDPDTEQSAGDTAQAVPPAEVETPSTGSGTDSSSGGTSSGTLTDAQIIAKYSYVDTGKTINQTMLKNAILYYHKNLAKIKNTDVLSVLDFSKYSGKQRFHIINMKTGEVWSVRVAHGKGSDPDHDGYANSFSNVSGSNASSVGIYKTAETYSGSHGYSLRLDGLSSTNSNARSRAVVVHGADYVSEANVTQGRSWGCPAVSMSIRTKVIDTIKGGSIIYASATN, encoded by the coding sequence ATGACATTCAAAAAAACAAAGAATGTTCTGGCATTACTATCCGTCACTTTCTTAATGGCAGCCTGTGCAAAAGGCGGTTTCGAAAGCTCTTCTACAGTTTTACCTGACGATCCAGACACAGAACAATCAGCCGGCGACACAGCTCAAGCCGTTCCGCCAGCAGAGGTGGAAACACCAAGCACAGGCTCAGGCACGGATTCATCATCGGGCGGCACTTCTAGCGGCACGTTGACAGACGCACAAATCATCGCAAAGTACTCATATGTTGATACGGGTAAAACGATCAATCAAACGATGTTGAAAAATGCGATCCTTTATTACCATAAAAATTTGGCTAAAATTAAAAATACCGACGTTTTGTCTGTATTGGATTTCAGCAAATACTCTGGAAAACAACGTTTCCATATTATCAATATGAAAACAGGTGAGGTATGGAGTGTGCGAGTGGCTCATGGTAAAGGTTCTGACCCTGATCATGACGGTTACGCGAATTCCTTCAGCAATGTTTCTGGATCTAACGCCAGTTCGGTCGGAATCTATAAAACAGCTGAAACTTACTCGGGCTCTCACGGATACTCTTTGCGCTTGGATGGTTTGTCTTCAACAAACAGCAATGCCCGGTCAAGAGCCGTGGTGGTGCATGGCGCGGACTATGTGTCTGAAGCCAACGTAACCCAAGGCCGTAGCTGGGGTTGCCCAGCGGTCTCAATGAGCATCAGAACTAAGGTGATCGACACAATTAAAGGTGGCTCTATCATCTACGCATCTGCAACAAACTAA